A portion of the Deltaproteobacteria bacterium CG2_30_66_27 genome contains these proteins:
- a CDS encoding RNA methyltransferase — protein sequence MTPFRQQAYHDPMTTHRFFATTFKGLEDMLAGEIAALGGEEVSAGTGSVAFSGDMTLCYRANLWLRSANRVVLLLSEFVAPTPAALYEGASGVPWAELFSPDRTIAVDATVRDSGITHSHFAAQKTKDAIVDRFRETVGRRPDVDTKSPEVRIIVRIVRDQCAVSIDTSGESLNRRGYRANPSEASLKETLAAGLLQLAGWQGDEPLIDPTCGAGTIPIEAALIAGNVAPGSLGRDFGFQRLHGFDQGRWEALLSEAREAARHPVPVRIEGSDIAPAAVAGAMKNAVNAKVQERVLFNARSIRNFDPGPGPGTILCNPPYGVRLPGGEEVETFYREMGETLKKRCRGWTAYLLSGNPAVTRFLGLKASRKFPVMNGPIDCRLLKYELY from the coding sequence ATAACCCCCTTTCGCCAACAGGCGTATCATGACCCCATGACGACGCACCGGTTTTTCGCCACGACGTTCAAGGGGCTGGAAGACATGCTGGCGGGGGAGATCGCGGCCCTCGGCGGAGAAGAAGTATCCGCGGGCACCGGATCCGTCGCCTTCTCCGGCGACATGACGCTCTGCTACCGCGCCAACCTGTGGCTACGGTCGGCGAACCGGGTCGTCCTGCTCCTGTCGGAGTTCGTCGCGCCGACCCCCGCGGCTCTCTACGAGGGGGCGAGCGGGGTCCCCTGGGCGGAACTGTTCTCGCCGGACCGGACGATCGCGGTCGACGCCACGGTGCGCGATTCCGGCATCACCCACTCCCATTTCGCGGCCCAGAAGACGAAGGACGCGATCGTCGACCGGTTCCGCGAGACGGTCGGGCGGCGGCCGGACGTCGACACGAAGTCGCCGGAGGTGCGGATCATCGTCCGGATCGTGCGCGACCAGTGCGCCGTCTCGATCGACACCTCGGGGGAGAGCCTGAACCGGCGCGGCTACCGGGCGAACCCGTCGGAGGCGTCGCTCAAGGAGACGCTGGCCGCGGGACTTCTTCAACTCGCCGGGTGGCAGGGGGACGAGCCGCTGATCGACCCGACGTGCGGCGCCGGGACGATCCCGATCGAGGCGGCGCTGATCGCGGGGAACGTCGCGCCGGGGTCCCTCGGGCGCGACTTCGGGTTCCAGCGGCTGCACGGGTTCGACCAGGGCCGGTGGGAGGCGCTGCTCTCGGAGGCGCGGGAGGCTGCCCGCCATCCGGTCCCGGTGCGGATCGAGGGAAGCGACATCGCCCCGGCGGCGGTGGCCGGAGCGATGAAGAACGCGGTTAACGCAAAAGTCCAGGAACGGGTGCTATTTAACGCAAGATCGATCCGCAACTTCGATCCGGGCCCGGGCCCGGGGACGATCCTTTGCAACCCCCCGTACGGCGTCCGCCTTCCCGGCGGCGAGGAGGTCGAGACGTTCTACCGGGAGATGGGGGAGACGCTCAAGAAACGGTGCCGGGGGTGGACGGCGTACCTGCTCTCCGGCAACCCCGCCGTCACCCGCTTTCTCGGCCTGAAGGCGTCGCGGAAGTTCCCCGTCATGAACGGCCCGATCGACTGCCGCCTGCTCAAGTACGAACTGTACTGA